Within Zootoca vivipara chromosome 17, rZooViv1.1, whole genome shotgun sequence, the genomic segment ttgagataagaatccaatgtctctattcagaccaggtctctccatggttttaagttcggtaataagttgcaattcaacttagctggtctctaaggtgctactggaaggaatttttttattttgttttgactacggcagaccaacaaggctacctacctgttgtaACAGGGTGCCCCCttacaggcaggagaaaggaggaggacccagaacaaagatgtgcctgcccttatatagacattttgaaattccctgccctggagctcaagaccacccctccatacatcatacatacatcacagaaggggcggtCTACAAGAGAAATCTAAGtgcgttgtttatctcctgtctggcaggttacctgttaatggtcacttgatTGGATTACGTGGGGAGCATGgccagtctttttgtaatgataaatacttagttcctgagccaggtcacaggctcaccctattcaccctatacacagacatacccttaagacaggatttgtgaacgaaaagacaatggggaggcttttccattttccttcgaccttgcagagaaatatttgaggtcaatttgggagggacaaattggtttcaggactttttctggggtttcagacatgcggtttatatatttatgtacgtgtttgcttggtacatttatgaacatttattagacatctaagaccttaaaattattATAGCATAGTCATtgggagcctcctcctcctcctcctcctcctcctcgaatttgtctaatcctctttttaaaccaTCTAATCTGCCATAGGACTGATAATGCACACTGAAAAAATGATTCATTCCTTCTTAGCTTGACTCCCCTATGGGGAACGATATCTTCAGGCAATGCAgagctaaactttggaactccctcccgctggaggcagtgacagccaccaacgtagatggctttaaaagaggatgaggcaCATTCCCGAAGGCtgttaatggctactagccaggaggtCTATGCTTCACCTCCATAGCTGGAGGCCGCAATGCTTCCCAGtcgctgaaaaccacaggagggaagagggctcttgtgtgcAAATCATGTTTGTGAGTTTCCCATAATAGGCATCTGAATGACCATGGAAAGAaagggatgttggactagatgggcgccCTTGGGCCTGACCCAGCGTCCAGActcttcttatcttctcatgGAGCTTCCAGGTGTAGAGGAAGTCTACCTAgattcttaagttcttatgggTACCTgcccaccgtgagaacaggattctggcctGAATGGGCTCTTTATATGTTATTGTGTCAGTTCTCCCATCTCACCCCgtcctcttttccttttctcctctcccccccccccgccaccggcCAGATGACGTCGTCCACCAAGGTGTACTACAGCCAGACGACGCAGACCGACAGCCGCCCCCTGATCGGCTCCACCCTGCGCAAGAGGCGGGTCATGACAAAGGATGGGCGGAGCAACGTCCGCATGGAGCACATTGCGGACAAGAGGTTCCTCTACCTGAAGGACCTGTGGACGACCTTCATCGACATGCAGTGGCGCTACAAGCTGCTCCTCTTCTCCGCTTCCTTTGCCGGGACGTGGTTCATCTTTGGGGTGATCTGGTACCTGGTAGCCGTGCTGCACGGGGACCTCCTGGAATTTGACCCCCCCTCCAACCACACCCCTTGCGTCATGCAAGTCCACACCCTCACCGgggccttcctcttctccctggagTCCCAGACCACCATCGGCTACGGCTTCCGCTACATCAGCGAGGAGTGCCCGTTGGCCATCGTTCTGCTCATCAGCCAGCTGGTCCTCACCACTATCATGGAGATCTTCATCACGGGCACCTTCCTGGCCAAGATCGCCCGCCCCAAGAAGAGGGCAGAGACCATCAAGTTCAGCCAGAACGCCGTGGTGGCCCAACACGATGGCAAGACCTGCTTGATGATCCGGGTGGCCAACATGAGGAAGAGCCTCCTCATCGGGTGCCAAGTGACCGGCAAACTCCTCCAGACCTACctcaccaaggaaggagagaacatCCGGCTCAACCAGGTCAATGTGGACTTCCAGGTGGACACATCCTCCGACAGCCCCTTCCTCATCCTGCCCCTGACCTTCTACCATGTAGTGAACGAGAGCAGCCCCTTCCGGGACATGGCCTTGCGCACCGGGGAAGGAGACTTTGAGCTGGTGGTCATCCTCAGCGGCACTGTGGAGTCCACCAGTGCCACGTGCCAAGTCCGGACCTCCTACCTCCCTGAGGAGATCCTCTGGGGCTATGAGTTCACCCCAGTCATCTCCCTCTCGGCCAGCGGGAAATATGTGGCTGACTTCAGCCTCTTTGAGCAGGTGATCAAAGTGGCACCCCCTTGCTGCCTTCATGAGACGGTGCGGTACGGGGACCCCGAGAAACTGAAGCTAGAGGAATCCTTTCGGGAGAAAGCAGAGAGGGAAGGGACCCCCTTGAGCGTCCGGATCAGCAACGTTTGATTCCCTCAGAGGACTTGTGAGGCCTGCGTTATACGAGTATTGCATCCAAGTGTCTTCATTAGCTTCCAGACTTCCTTCACACCCTTGGTTTCTGTggctgcattttctctctctcaaactgCAGGATGAACAATCTGTTCTTCTCTTTAGGAATCTGCTAAAGGAACGCGAAGGTCCGCTCCCCTCGACACAGCAGCTCACAGTTAGCACCAGAATTCAAGGTCTCCTCCGTGGTTTTGACCAACTGCTggaagtatatatatttttaattgtgtttcttTCTTAAATACAAATAATTGTGCTGTCATTGTTCAGGGGACCACCAGGTCATAGTTTTTAATAGGAGGCAGAGGCACACGTACCAGCAACACTATTGtgttgaatgctttttaaaatataactatactgagttttctttctttttgccttggAAACTCTTACCACAAAGATTAGCTTTTAATGCCAGCCTAACCTAAAAGATATTGATGGATGCATGAGAAAGGGAAACACAAAGATTTGGACAGAGCACTGGGAGTGCCCCACCGCACCAGcctctgtgaaatggagggtataAATCCTACTAGTGCAAACTGTGCAAATGAATATTCTGTTGTGGTCACCACGGGATACCTCAGATGAAGCTGGAAAACACATTCACAGCAGGTATGCCTGGCAATCTGCATTCAACAAATCCACCACACCTCAACGATTTCTAATTCAGAAGCAGCCCTTCGAAGTTTTGAAACACACCCCAGCACCCTTGATATTTAATGCACAGGTGTCGTATGACAAAGCAGTACCTTAAGAATTATCGTGTGACCTCCAACCTGGAGGTCTGATGACTCCAGTATAAagcacacccacctacccacttttttaaagattaaaaacacatcCTCCCTGATCTTAAATACGGAGGTGGAAAGGGAGGACAAGCAGATTTCGTTTGAAAGCTTTGTAAGAATTGGAACCTGGATGTCTGTCCGTTCATAAAGTTGTGCTTCAGTGGAGAGGCATGTCCTGTTTATTAACTGGGATGTGCTGTCATGATCCTTGTTTTTCAATGCTAGAGTTTCCAATCCCTGGACTAAAGAAGGATCGATGACTTTAGCTACCCAACAGCCTAGGCTGCATATGTTGAAAACACCAAGCAGAATGCAGGTAGAGTCTGAAAAGAACACAGGTGTTTCTGTCTCCTGAATCCTGCTCCTTAAAGCAACAGGTGAACCTCTGATCACAACAGACCTGCTGTACTTGTTATTACGGTATTACTGTAAATTCTCAACATCAAAAATGCTGAACTTCGGAGCTGAGTAAGAAAAAAGACCTTGTGGAGAACGTATTTATCGTCTTTGACCTCCCATCTGTGGCATTTCCCAAATGAGCGGAGAAAGGACTTTGAGATGAATCTGGCTTTTTGAAAAGGAACGAGGCCAGTATTGTTTGTCTGTGATGGGACCAATCTGAAGATTGGTCTGACAGACAGATAGTCCCTATTGAAAGACCTGCCCCACAGGCGTGGCATCTTTGTAAAAACTAACACACTCGCAAAATGGGCTTTTAACACAGATCCATCAGAATGCAGCTCTCAAGTGCTTTTGCATATTTTAAGTGCAGGGCGAATCTCCCAGCGAACGGAACTGACAGCAAATTTCCAAAAAGTTCTGTGGAGTTAGCTCGCTTCTGCACAACCCTGTTTTTGGAGCACtcatcctgatctgtttgcagggaggtcaGATGCCGTTGCATCACAGCAAATGTCATCCTGCACTCTCCATGCATTTCCTCGTCACTTTCCTTCCTGTGAAAAAGcctgatcttttggggaagcggGTTGGTCATACAAGAACTCTAATTGAGCAACTGGAATTTCCCAATATGTGATCGATTCCCACCCAAAAATGTGTGCCCGTCTGGAAGCAGACTCAGAGGCAAAGGTCAATCCTAAGACTCCTGAACCCAGGAAGAACCTCATCACCAGAGTAAAGTGGAAGAAGATATTCTGGGGAGGATGAGACCCAGTTTGCTTTTCTGTGGCCGGTCAGGTCTTTGTTGTCATTGCAGCTGATAGGAGCCTTCCAGCAGAAAGGAAGGAGCTGGAATTTGAGGATATGAGGTAGGAggccaatgattttttttttttaatctccaagAGGCCTCCAATGCTGTCTGaagttggggtgtgtgggtggggaaacccacagCTGTGCAGAAACTGTCCCAAACAGCTACTTCTGGCTAGATCAAATAACATTGTGGGTTGGGGGGTGGTGGAGTTGGGGGACGGCTATTGGCTCTTTTTTTTAGGAGTCGGATCGTCATGGGCCTAAGATGGTTTCTTACAGGAACGAATTCTAAAACGGTTGTTACACACATCACAATAGAGGGAGTCACTTCCTCTTCGTAGAAAGAAAGTATCTATTGAAATATATAAATCTATTTATATAAATGAGATATATATAGTTATTTGTAAAAGAGAGACAGTGTGTGTCATGGAGCTATTTTGCACTTTGTCTGAAATAAGTTGGATTCAAAAATTGCTATGGGagccaaaaagaaaaatggaaggagGAAGCAAATCCAAGATGTTCCAGGCATTTTTCCTTTCGTTCGTTCCTTCCTAAATTCTACTGTGCCCAGTGTGGAAATTTCCACTCCATTCTCTGAAATGAGTCACTGATCTTTCTGCAATGGGAGTAGGGTGGGTGGgagcttattttttaaattggggAACTAACCAAAGCTGCCCAAAATGTTTTGCTGTCTTGAGCAAAGGGCGATTCCATCAattctgcattacagggggttagactagatgtcatttggtgttccttccaactcttaccattctgtgattccatgaacaAAAGCCAAGGGCAGTTGACCTTTCTTCAATGCTGGCAAGGGGTCACACCCGAGGAGGGCAGCCTagcttggttgttgtttagtcgtttagtcgtgtcagactcttcgtgaccccatgaacatagcacgccaggcactcctgtcttgcactgcctcccgcagcctaGCTTAGGGGCTGCAAATCATGGCTGTGTGGCACACCCCACCACCCACACCCAATTTGCCACTCCAAATGGGTGATGTTGGAGAATCCCAATGAAAACATTCCCTTATGTCCAGAACAAAATCAATCTGGCAAATACGATTGAGATTCTTTGTTGCTTTCACTCCACAAACATTTATGTAGATGATGCCCTTCCCAGTTCACATTACTTTTTCTTGCATTGATACAAACAGGGTGGAATAACAATGTCATCAATTAATTACATAGATTATGTAATTCCTCCATGGTGAACTGAACACTGCGATTCCTGCAtcggcagcgggttggactgaatgaccctcCGGGTCCCTTCTGTGATTCCATGTGATAGATACAGGCCAGCATGGAAAACGATGCCTTCTTACCTCTGGCCCGCAAAGCTCTGTTGCCCAAGGCGTCTGCCCCACCCTGTCTCGGAGCAGAGCTGCCAGTGACCCACGGATGAAATTCCCATAGTTACATTGGGAGTGAGTGCTGTGGTTTGAATGAGGAATCACTCTCCCTCtgctctggttacaggtaggtagccgtgttggtctgctgtcgaaacaaaataaaatagaaaaattccttccagtagcaccttagagaccaactaagtttgtcataggtatgagcttttgttttgCCAGGAAGTGTCACCCCAGCACCATCATGCAGTTATTTTGACTCATCCTTTCGGTGCAGCGATGCAACCACACAGGGATTTGTGTCGTATGTGGGGTCATGCCACTCCATCTCCCATCGCATGTTTTCCTGCCACAAAACAAAAGGTCCATCTGTCTGATAAGCTGTTATGTAGAGACGCTGTCCGTATGGACTTGCCCCAAGTTCAGATAACGCTTCAAGAAGTGACCTGGATCAAGGGCCAATGATTGAGCCCGAGTTCTTTGTCTTTAAAATACATTGCATTTCCTCCGTCGTCAAANNNNNNNNNNNNNNNNNNNNNNNNNNNNNNNNNNNNNNNNNNNNNNNNNNNNNNNNNNNNNNNNNNNNNNNNNNNNNNNNNNNNNNNNNNNNNNNNNNNNNNNNNNNNNNNNNNNNNNNNNNNNNNNNNNNNNNNNNNNNNNNNNNNNNNNNNNNNNNNNNNNNNNNNNNNNNNNNNNNNNNNNNNNNNNNNNNNNNNNNGTCCATATGGCAATGCCATCAAAATGCCAACTCATATCCCCAAACACACATTAATTTGGATTTTCCTTTCAGGGGGAAATCTGATCAATTAAAAAACCTGTTGCCAATGACCTGGTTGTGATACCTCAGCCATCTGTTTACAGGATTAAGCCCCCATTTGAGAGCCGGTGGTACTGTAGTGAGTGCAGGAcaaggagctgggagagaccagggttcgaatccccacaatgggccATGAAACTGACTGGGTGTAACCTTGGAAGCCAGTCCCAGtttctctcggcctaacctacctcacagggttgttgtgaggattaaacaaGGAGGGAGACAACCACGTGGAGTAGAAAtgccagaaaaaaataaatgcgTATAATAGCACCCTTTCAGAGTAGAATAtttaccaaaataataataataataaccctatTTGCCATTTTCCTATTAGCAAGAAAAGGCTGTGGGAATGTTTAACTAAGCATTTATTAAAAGAATCTCAACCCCTAGAAAAAAGGGGGATCTTtagtgctggctggctggcaactCAAGTAAACCATGGCATTAATTTCTCAACTATTGATGGCTGGGTGTTTGTGGGGCTGAAGGTGGTCAAACAGGCCAAATGCTTCTTGATAACGGAATTGAGTTTCGTGTTaacttgattttgttgttgttgttgttgtcaaagaAAGAGACTTTATTTTGTGCCTGACATAATTACGTACTGTACTTCATAAATATGAAGATTTGTATCCACCGAAGACTTTGCACTAAAAAGAAAAGGtccattggggggagggggtaagagagagagagagaaggagctaTGTTATTTCTTCTGTTTAGAACAAAGTCAttcaataacaataaaaagaaataagattttaaagtgtgtgttgttttaatggaTGGCGAC encodes:
- the KCNJ10 gene encoding ATP-sensitive inward rectifier potassium channel 10, producing the protein MTSSTKVYYSQTTQTDSRPLIGSTLRKRRVMTKDGRSNVRMEHIADKRFLYLKDLWTTFIDMQWRYKLLLFSASFAGTWFIFGVIWYLVAVLHGDLLEFDPPSNHTPCVMQVHTLTGAFLFSLESQTTIGYGFRYISEECPLAIVLLISQLVLTTIMEIFITGTFLAKIARPKKRAETIKFSQNAVVAQHDGKTCLMIRVANMRKSLLIGCQVTGKLLQTYLTKEGENIRLNQVNVDFQVDTSSDSPFLILPLTFYHVVNESSPFRDMALRTGEGDFELVVILSGTVESTSATCQVRTSYLPEEILWGYEFTPVISLSASGKYVADFSLFEQVIKVAPPCCLHETVRYGDPEKLKLEESFREKAEREGTPLSVRISNV